In Sporosarcina psychrophila, a genomic segment contains:
- a CDS encoding disulfide oxidoreductase: MQKRLENSLIIIWTVSFVATLGSLYFSEVRGYEPCTLCWYQRILMYPIVLISGVALFQKNARIALTLAVFSIVGGSISLYHYGIQKLTFLSNSAPTCGNVSCTGQYINYLGFITIPFLALLAFLIIFITSLFMMKWQKESK, from the coding sequence ATGCAAAAACGACTAGAAAACAGTCTCATTATTATTTGGACAGTTTCATTTGTCGCAACGCTCGGTTCGTTATACTTTTCGGAAGTACGCGGATATGAGCCCTGTACGCTCTGTTGGTACCAGCGGATTCTGATGTATCCAATCGTACTCATTTCAGGTGTCGCCCTGTTCCAAAAAAACGCACGAATTGCCTTGACTCTAGCTGTTTTCTCGATTGTTGGTGGAAGTATCTCCCTCTATCATTATGGAATTCAAAAGCTGACTTTTTTGAGCAATAGTGCACCTACTTGTGGAAACGTGTCTTGTACAGGACAATACATCAACTATCTCGGATTCATCACCATTCCATTCTTGGCGCTTTTGGCATTTTTAATCATCTTTATTACAAGCCTTTTCATGATGAAATGGCAGAAGGAGTCGAAGTAA
- a CDS encoding aldo/keto reductase, whose amino-acid sequence MTKRFNGTLELANGVKMPQLGLGVYKMTDPGQTVEAITYAIETGYRAIDTAAIYENERETGEAVRHSGVPREELFITSKVWNTDQGYDGTLRAFETSLKKLGLDYLDLYLTHWPVSEKYVDTYKAIERLYDEKLIRTTGVSNHHAHHLEKILVKANVAPMVNQIELHPYLTQEPLRAFCEENGIAVTSWSPLARGKLLAEPTLLTIGEQYGKTPAQVIIRWHLQNNLIVIPKSVTPERISENNEVADFELSSEEMASINALNRDERTGTNPDSY is encoded by the coding sequence ATGACAAAACGATTCAACGGAACACTTGAGCTAGCAAATGGTGTGAAAATGCCACAATTAGGACTTGGCGTCTATAAGATGACGGATCCGGGTCAGACTGTCGAAGCAATTACATACGCAATAGAAACAGGATATCGCGCAATTGACACAGCGGCAATCTATGAGAATGAAAGGGAAACGGGGGAAGCGGTCCGTCACTCTGGTGTTCCAAGGGAAGAGCTGTTCATCACATCGAAGGTATGGAATACTGATCAGGGCTATGACGGGACACTCCGCGCATTCGAGACTTCATTGAAGAAACTAGGCTTAGATTATTTGGATCTATATTTGACACATTGGCCTGTGTCAGAAAAATATGTCGACACTTATAAAGCGATTGAACGGTTGTATGACGAAAAACTGATCCGTACAACAGGTGTCTCCAATCATCATGCCCATCATCTTGAAAAAATCCTTGTAAAAGCAAATGTTGCGCCAATGGTGAACCAGATTGAACTCCATCCGTATCTAACACAGGAACCGCTCCGTGCGTTTTGCGAAGAGAATGGAATTGCTGTGACGTCTTGGTCACCGCTTGCACGTGGGAAGCTACTTGCAGAACCAACGCTTCTTACTATCGGCGAACAGTACGGTAAAACACCTGCGCAAGTTATTATCAGATGGCATTTGCAAAATAATCTCATCGTTATTCCAAAGTCGGTGACACCTGAACGTATAAGTGAAAATAATGAAGTTGCCGATTTTGAACTGTCATCTGAAGAAATGGCATCGATTAACGCACTTAATCGCGATGAGCGGACGGGAACCAATCCGGATTCATACTAA
- the queG gene encoding tRNA epoxyqueuosine(34) reductase QueG, which translates to MNAVQLQQSVRDYAESIGIDKIGFTTAAPFRELKNRLKRQQELGYQSGFEEKDLDKRTEPALLLDQAESIIAIAVAYPSKMADSPRGKKGERRGIFCRASWGTDYHTVLREKLSLLEEFILEHAPKAKVRSMVDTGELADRAVAERAGIGWSAKNCSIITPEFGSYVYLGEMITNIPFAPDVPMEDECGDCTLCLDVCPTGALIQGGQLNAQRCIAFLTQSKKPIPEEFRAEFGNRIYGCDTCQTVCPKNKGKHNLHQQAFQPDPELAKPLLQPVLRLSNREFKEKFGHVSGSWRGKNPIQRNAIIALAHFKEESAVPELISMLENDPRPVIRGTIAWALGRIGLEEGYVAIKEALSKEEDPEVRAELEKAADTYILKK; encoded by the coding sequence GTGAATGCTGTTCAGTTGCAACAGTCAGTGAGGGACTATGCGGAGTCAATCGGCATCGACAAAATTGGTTTTACAACAGCTGCACCATTTCGTGAGTTGAAAAACCGCTTGAAGCGGCAGCAAGAACTAGGCTATCAGTCGGGTTTTGAAGAAAAGGATTTAGATAAACGGACAGAACCTGCTCTTTTGCTTGATCAAGCAGAAAGCATTATTGCAATTGCTGTAGCTTATCCATCCAAAATGGCAGATTCTCCGAGAGGAAAAAAAGGCGAGCGCCGGGGTATTTTTTGCCGTGCATCATGGGGAACAGATTATCATACAGTCCTTCGTGAAAAGCTGAGCCTGCTTGAGGAATTTATACTAGAACATGCACCTAAAGCAAAGGTTCGCTCGATGGTAGATACGGGTGAGCTTGCAGACCGCGCTGTTGCAGAACGGGCGGGGATTGGCTGGTCGGCAAAAAACTGTTCAATAATTACGCCGGAATTCGGTTCGTATGTGTACCTGGGTGAAATGATTACCAATATCCCTTTTGCGCCGGACGTTCCAATGGAAGATGAATGTGGGGATTGCACACTTTGTCTTGATGTATGTCCAACCGGTGCATTGATTCAGGGTGGTCAATTAAATGCGCAGCGTTGCATTGCTTTCCTTACACAGTCGAAAAAGCCAATCCCGGAAGAATTTCGTGCGGAGTTTGGTAATCGGATATACGGGTGTGATACATGTCAAACGGTATGTCCGAAAAATAAAGGAAAGCATAATTTGCATCAGCAAGCATTCCAACCGGACCCTGAACTGGCGAAGCCACTTCTTCAGCCTGTGCTCAGGTTGTCGAATCGAGAATTTAAAGAGAAATTTGGACATGTATCAGGATCTTGGCGCGGAAAAAATCCGATTCAGCGAAATGCAATTATTGCACTCGCACATTTTAAGGAGGAGTCTGCGGTACCTGAATTGATCAGTATGTTAGAGAACGATCCAAGGCCCGTCATTCGTGGTACGATTGCATGGGCACTTGGTCGAATTGGTTTGGAAGAAGGATATGTAGCGATTAAGGAAGCATTATCGAAAGAGGAAGATCCGGAAGTGCGTGCTGAATTAGAAAAGGCAGCGGATACTTATATACTGAAGAAATGA
- a CDS encoding NCS2 family permease yields MFHLKKHNTTVKTEVLAGMTTFLTMAYIVIVNPIILADAGVPFEQVFIATIIAAVIGTLWMALFANYPIAIAPGMGLNAYFTSVVLASDGQLDYMTAFSAVFIAGLIFVLLSLTSFREKLIESIPESLKLGITAGIGLFIAFIGLRLSGLVAPHEANLVKLGDLTSPPVLLALFGLLVTVILMTLNIYGSIFIGMVLTGIVAVFTGQLKFEGALWKMPQLPEGILVWNPITAFGDVISHGLYGVVFAFLIVTLFDTTGTMIGVAKQAGLMKGNKLPRARHALLADSVATTFGSMFGTSPTTAYIESSSGVAVGGRTGLTSLTVSILFLVAAFFGPLVSTLSGVSAITAPALIIVGSLMIGAVKDIDWDSFDEAFPAFLVILTMPLTSSIATGIALGFITYPLLKVVKGKGKQVPILLYIFAVLFTYQLLYLPH; encoded by the coding sequence TTGTTTCATTTAAAAAAACATAATACCACTGTGAAAACGGAAGTATTGGCAGGTATGACAACTTTTTTGACAATGGCCTATATTGTCATCGTCAATCCGATTATTCTCGCTGACGCCGGCGTACCATTCGAGCAAGTATTCATTGCGACAATTATCGCTGCGGTTATCGGTACACTTTGGATGGCACTTTTCGCCAATTATCCAATTGCAATTGCACCAGGAATGGGATTGAATGCTTATTTTACATCGGTTGTTCTCGCATCTGATGGTCAACTCGACTACATGACTGCTTTTTCTGCAGTATTCATAGCTGGATTAATATTTGTTCTGTTGTCCTTGACTTCTTTCCGTGAAAAATTAATTGAATCAATTCCTGAGAGTCTGAAGCTCGGGATTACAGCTGGGATAGGGTTATTCATCGCCTTTATCGGCTTGCGTCTTTCTGGACTCGTCGCTCCACATGAGGCGAACCTTGTTAAGCTTGGCGACCTTACGTCTCCGCCCGTTCTACTCGCTTTGTTCGGCCTTCTCGTGACGGTTATTCTTATGACTTTGAATATCTATGGTTCGATTTTCATTGGAATGGTTCTAACCGGAATTGTCGCAGTCTTTACGGGTCAGCTCAAATTTGAAGGTGCCTTATGGAAAATGCCTCAATTGCCGGAAGGGATTCTTGTTTGGAATCCGATTACTGCATTCGGTGACGTCATTTCACATGGTTTGTATGGGGTGGTTTTTGCCTTTCTCATCGTTACCTTGTTCGATACCACCGGCACGATGATTGGCGTTGCAAAACAGGCTGGCCTTATGAAAGGCAATAAGCTGCCACGTGCACGTCATGCATTACTTGCAGATTCTGTTGCAACAACATTCGGATCGATGTTCGGTACGAGCCCAACAACGGCGTACATCGAATCTTCATCTGGTGTTGCAGTAGGTGGCCGGACAGGATTGACATCACTGACTGTCTCTATCCTCTTCCTTGTCGCGGCATTTTTCGGTCCACTCGTCAGTACATTGTCTGGTGTATCTGCAATCACAGCTCCTGCTTTGATTATCGTCGGAAGCTTGATGATTGGCGCAGTGAAAGATATTGATTGGGATTCATTCGATGAAGCATTCCCAGCATTCCTCGTTATTCTAACAATGCCACTCACATCGAGCATTGCGACAGGAATCGCTCTTGGTTTCATCACATACCCGCTATTGAAAGTTGTGAAAGGGAAAGGAAAACAAGTTCCTATCCTGTTATATATTTTCGCAGTACTGTTCACCTATCAGCTGCTCTATTTACCACATTAA
- a CDS encoding RluA family pseudouridine synthase yields the protein MALFHYKTQEDNMTVEYLLKDKWQGGKKTVHLMRMAKSVLDSNGEPVDDWRLPLAKGTELVFTFPDAASTYIADEQVELTVLFEDEHILAAVKPAGMTTHPDGPRDKGTLMNAVMAYVKNNGGDYAEHIHRLDKGTSGVVLVAKHPIAKALFDRMIENNDISRKYTAEVDGYLKRPKGSIRLPIGKDRHHPAKRIVSMSGQAAVTNFRLIERKEETSIVEADLETGRTHQIRVHLSHIGYPVTGDTLYDGSETEDGHYRLTATALSFIHPFTEEQTLIEMKNI from the coding sequence ATGGCTTTATTTCATTATAAAACACAAGAAGACAATATGACGGTTGAATACTTGCTCAAAGATAAATGGCAAGGCGGTAAAAAGACGGTCCACCTTATGCGTATGGCCAAGAGTGTACTAGATTCGAACGGCGAACCCGTAGACGACTGGCGCTTACCTCTCGCGAAAGGTACAGAATTGGTGTTTACTTTCCCTGATGCAGCTTCCACGTATATTGCTGATGAACAAGTTGAACTTACCGTACTTTTTGAAGACGAGCATATCCTGGCAGCTGTTAAACCTGCTGGTATGACAACACATCCCGATGGTCCAAGGGACAAAGGTACACTGATGAATGCTGTCATGGCATATGTTAAAAACAATGGCGGGGATTATGCCGAGCATATCCATCGTCTTGATAAAGGAACTTCCGGTGTTGTTCTCGTTGCGAAGCATCCAATTGCGAAGGCACTCTTCGACCGTATGATTGAGAATAATGACATCTCACGGAAATACACTGCAGAAGTTGACGGTTACTTGAAACGACCTAAAGGTTCCATTAGACTTCCGATTGGAAAAGACCGCCATCATCCAGCCAAACGAATTGTTTCAATGTCTGGACAAGCCGCTGTTACAAACTTCCGACTTATTGAACGTAAAGAAGAGACTTCCATTGTAGAGGCTGATCTTGAAACCGGTCGGACACACCAAATCCGCGTACATTTATCACATATTGGATACCCAGTTACAGGCGATACACTATATGACGGCAGTGAAACGGAAGACGGTCATTATCGGTTAACTGCAACTGCGTTATCGTTCATCCATCCATTTACAGAAGAACAGACGCTTATTGAAATGAAAAATATCTAA
- a CDS encoding methyl-accepting chemotaxis protein, protein MFRSKKKGIEDDRLQLEIDRLKLAYSDKEQQDQGRLTDLKSELNAAVNQHEKVNAQHNVLGEAVSQIETRFENVGELSERTSEKSQDLFEKGRSLEEQSHSMVKEASEGTKEVKATADVIKDLGIQIQASEQNMTNLSARSVEIQSIVGVIEDIAAQTNLLALNASIEAARAGESGKGFAVVAQEVRKLAESTSDSTANIQTLTSSLRNEIEQALAATRKSAELVEKGVEVSLATALKIESILSTIEVSQGDIGAIQEMIEEQKKLSEEVKHELHGAKSLFSQAHNLIVEHIEDAKEVDERLENGIRQLAF, encoded by the coding sequence ATGTTCAGAAGCAAGAAAAAGGGTATCGAGGATGATCGTCTTCAACTAGAAATTGACCGTTTGAAGTTGGCGTATTCAGATAAAGAACAACAGGATCAAGGACGTTTAACTGACTTAAAAAGCGAGTTGAATGCTGCTGTCAATCAGCATGAGAAAGTAAATGCGCAACATAACGTATTAGGAGAAGCAGTTAGTCAGATTGAGACAAGGTTTGAAAACGTGGGTGAACTAAGCGAAAGAACTTCGGAAAAGTCACAGGACTTGTTTGAAAAGGGCCGTTCACTTGAAGAACAATCTCATAGCATGGTTAAAGAAGCATCAGAAGGAACGAAAGAGGTTAAGGCGACAGCCGATGTAATCAAAGATTTGGGAATCCAAATTCAAGCTTCTGAACAGAACATGACAAACTTAAGCGCTAGATCAGTTGAGATACAGTCAATTGTCGGCGTCATTGAAGATATTGCAGCGCAAACGAATTTGCTTGCATTGAATGCGTCAATCGAGGCGGCACGGGCTGGAGAATCCGGAAAAGGGTTCGCGGTCGTTGCCCAAGAAGTAAGGAAACTTGCAGAAAGCACGTCGGATAGTACGGCAAACATCCAAACATTAACTTCTTCACTTCGCAATGAAATCGAGCAAGCGCTTGCCGCTACAAGGAAAAGTGCTGAGCTCGTTGAAAAAGGAGTCGAAGTAAGTTTGGCAACTGCATTAAAAATTGAAAGCATCCTAAGCACGATTGAGGTAAGCCAAGGTGACATTGGTGCTATTCAAGAAATGATTGAAGAACAGAAAAAACTGTCCGAAGAAGTGAAACATGAACTTCACGGTGCGAAAAGTTTATTCTCACAAGCACATAATCTAATTGTGGAACATATTGAAGATGCAAAAGAAGTTGATGAGCGTCTTGAGAATGGAATCCGTCAACTAGCGTTTTAA
- the trmL gene encoding tRNA (uridine(34)/cytosine(34)/5-carboxymethylaminomethyluridine(34)-2'-O)-methyltransferase TrmL yields MAIHVALFEPQIPANTGNIARTCAGTGAKLHLVKPLGFSTDDKMLKRAGLDYWEHVDITYHEGIRELFAANPDAVFYFLTKHGERTHTAFDYSDGATDIFFVFGKETSGLPEEILEENKERCLRIPMNDNIRSLNLSNTAAILIYEALRQQSYPGLV; encoded by the coding sequence ATGGCCATACACGTAGCGTTATTTGAACCACAAATCCCTGCAAACACAGGGAACATTGCAAGGACATGCGCAGGAACAGGAGCGAAACTTCATCTTGTGAAACCGCTTGGGTTTTCGACGGACGACAAAATGTTGAAACGTGCGGGGCTCGATTACTGGGAGCACGTCGATATTACATATCATGAAGGAATTCGTGAGCTATTCGCGGCGAATCCCGATGCTGTTTTTTACTTTTTGACAAAACACGGTGAAAGGACTCATACTGCATTCGATTATTCTGATGGAGCAACAGATATATTTTTCGTCTTCGGTAAAGAGACGAGCGGACTTCCTGAAGAAATTTTAGAGGAGAATAAAGAACGGTGTCTACGAATCCCGATGAACGACAACATTCGGTCGCTTAATTTATCGAACACGGCGGCGATACTTATATATGAAGCGCTTAGGCAACAATCTTATCCAGGATTGGTATAA
- a CDS encoding thioredoxin family protein: MKKLLIIGGAIVAVFILIVVLSNKADQAKMKDNPYGTDNLEKPTIDLIGNENYSNIVLPDTLFKKIEAGESVTAYYFHPECQFCMEMTPVLMPIAKEMDVNVLQYNMMEFGDKAGMDTDYKIERWPALVHYKDGKEVGRMLGAQPEENIRAFFNEFEGK; the protein is encoded by the coding sequence TTGAAAAAATTATTAATCATTGGCGGTGCTATTGTCGCGGTCTTCATCCTCATTGTCGTATTATCGAACAAAGCGGACCAAGCAAAAATGAAAGACAATCCATATGGAACGGATAATCTTGAAAAACCAACAATCGATTTGATCGGCAATGAAAACTACAGCAACATCGTCTTGCCAGATACTCTGTTCAAAAAAATCGAGGCCGGTGAATCAGTAACGGCCTATTATTTCCACCCTGAATGTCAATTTTGCATGGAAATGACACCTGTTTTGATGCCAATTGCAAAAGAGATGGATGTCAACGTACTGCAATATAACATGATGGAATTTGGTGATAAAGCCGGAATGGATACAGACTATAAAATTGAACGTTGGCCAGCCCTCGTCCACTACAAAGATGGTAAAGAAGTCGGACGTATGCTCGGTGCACAACCCGAGGAAAATATCCGTGCATTTTTCAATGAATTCGAAGGCAAATAA
- a CDS encoding B3/4 domain-containing protein, with protein MIIEMDMKLLGAVPGLKLGINHYTKITVSESPQMLKGKLQLFQEQLFFELENKSVPEFPGIKEWRTVWKALGADPNRYRHSTEALMRRIKKQNYIDPFHNAVDLNNFFSLQHEIPVGIYDLEKIVGDIVVTSGTEEDGYDGLNGRFNSLQNILLLKDDYSPFGSPYVDSIRSAVTEDTTDALHIFFLRPSMDATEAFELTTACGNMFTSLSGGDVRSYVLHEGQTSIIVD; from the coding sequence TTGATTATTGAAATGGATATGAAGCTTTTAGGTGCCGTACCCGGATTAAAATTGGGCATTAACCATTATACCAAAATTACAGTGTCAGAATCGCCTCAAATGCTAAAAGGAAAATTGCAATTATTCCAAGAGCAACTTTTCTTTGAGCTGGAGAACAAGTCCGTCCCCGAATTCCCTGGCATTAAAGAATGGCGTACTGTGTGGAAAGCACTTGGCGCAGACCCTAATCGATACCGTCATTCTACAGAAGCACTTATGCGCCGGATTAAGAAGCAAAACTACATCGATCCATTCCACAATGCTGTCGACTTGAATAACTTCTTTTCCTTGCAGCACGAAATTCCAGTAGGCATCTATGACCTCGAAAAAATTGTCGGCGATATAGTCGTTACTTCAGGGACAGAAGAGGATGGATATGATGGATTGAATGGTCGTTTTAATTCATTACAAAACATTCTACTGTTAAAAGATGATTATAGCCCATTCGGTAGTCCATATGTCGATTCTATACGTAGCGCTGTAACAGAAGATACGACAGACGCGTTACATATCTTCTTCCTACGCCCGTCCATGGATGCTACTGAAGCGTTTGAACTGACAACAGCATGTGGGAACATGTTTACTAGTCTTAGTGGTGGAGATGTTCGTTCATATGTTTTGCACGAGGGACAAACTTCCATTATAGTTGACTGA
- a CDS encoding bifunctional GNAT family N-acetyltransferase/carbon-nitrogen hydrolase family protein, with the protein MSEEFDLSEFEISMVIRQMKFEDITRLLSMQELCFPGMEPWEEGHLKSHLENFPEGQMVAELDGEIIGSCSSLIINFDEYDDRHTWDDVTDEGYITNHNPDGYNMYGIEVMVHPGYRRMKVGQRLYEARKELARELNLKSIILGGRIPNYHKFAEEMSPREYVDSVSRHKIYDPVLTFQLMNDFTLMRVNPNYLPDDKASKKYATLMEWNNVDYKPLTKRHFKTSYPVRICVVQYLMRKISSFDDMAHQCEYFVDVASDANSDFVVFPEIFTTQLMSFMDEISPSQAVRKMTEYTPQYIEMFMNLAVRYNVNIIGGSHFVEEEDEEIYNISYLFRRDGSIEKQYKIHITPNERKWWGISAGDAVRVFDTDCGKIAIQICYDIEFPELARIATDMGANIIFTPFCTEDRQGYLRVRYCAQARAIENQIYTVISGTVGNLPQTANMDIQYAQSAIFAPSDFEFARDGIVGETNANLEMVLIGDVDLEILRRQRQDGTVKQLKDRRHDVYHIEYKKD; encoded by the coding sequence ATGAGTGAAGAATTCGATTTGTCTGAGTTTGAAATAAGTATGGTTATTCGTCAGATGAAATTTGAGGATATAACGAGGCTTTTAAGTATGCAGGAATTATGTTTCCCTGGTATGGAACCGTGGGAAGAGGGGCATCTAAAGAGTCATTTAGAAAATTTTCCGGAAGGACAGATGGTTGCTGAATTGGATGGGGAAATCATCGGTTCATGCTCCAGTCTAATCATCAATTTCGATGAGTATGACGACCGCCATACATGGGATGATGTCACTGATGAAGGTTACATAACAAACCATAATCCCGACGGTTATAATATGTACGGCATCGAAGTTATGGTGCATCCTGGCTACCGCCGTATGAAGGTCGGACAGCGTTTGTATGAAGCACGTAAAGAACTTGCGAGAGAGCTCAATTTGAAGTCGATTATCCTAGGTGGTCGGATCCCGAACTACCATAAATTTGCCGAAGAAATGTCGCCGCGTGAATATGTAGATTCTGTGTCGCGCCATAAAATCTATGATCCTGTACTGACGTTCCAACTGATGAATGACTTTACGTTGATGAGGGTTAATCCAAACTATCTACCGGACGATAAAGCATCGAAGAAATATGCAACACTTATGGAATGGAATAACGTTGATTATAAACCGCTGACGAAGCGTCATTTCAAGACAAGTTATCCAGTACGTATTTGCGTTGTCCAATACTTGATGCGCAAGATTTCATCATTCGACGACATGGCTCATCAGTGTGAATATTTCGTTGACGTCGCGTCTGATGCCAACTCCGATTTCGTCGTCTTCCCGGAAATATTCACCACTCAGCTTATGTCATTTATGGATGAAATATCGCCGAGCCAAGCAGTACGCAAAATGACTGAATATACGCCGCAATATATTGAGATGTTCATGAATCTTGCAGTCCGTTATAACGTGAATATCATTGGTGGATCTCACTTTGTCGAGGAAGAGGATGAAGAAATCTACAATATTTCTTATTTGTTCCGTCGTGATGGGTCAATCGAAAAACAATATAAGATTCACATTACGCCAAATGAACGAAAATGGTGGGGAATTAGTGCAGGAGATGCGGTTCGCGTCTTCGATACAGACTGTGGGAAAATCGCCATCCAAATTTGTTATGATATCGAATTCCCCGAATTGGCACGTATTGCAACAGATATGGGTGCCAATATTATCTTCACACCATTTTGTACAGAAGATAGACAAGGGTATCTGCGCGTCCGTTATTGTGCCCAAGCCCGAGCGATTGAAAATCAGATTTACACTGTTATTTCTGGCACGGTCGGAAACTTGCCACAGACGGCAAATATGGATATCCAATATGCACAATCAGCTATATTCGCTCCATCCGATTTCGAGTTTGCTCGGGATGGCATCGTAGGAGAAACGAATGCAAATTTAGAAATGGTACTTATTGGAGACGTCGACCTCGAGATATTACGTCGCCAGCGTCAGGACGGTACCGTGAAGCAACTAAAAGATCGTCGTCATGATGTGTACCATATCGAGTATAAGAAGGATTGA
- the rsgA gene encoding ribosome small subunit-dependent GTPase A, translating into MNLNEYGWNLSHETNWDDIKDGLKMKKCTPGRVTLEHKRMYRVVTAEGEWLSVCSGAMQYEADERRDFPAVGDWVAVEKMPGEERGIIHDILPRTSLFSRKSAGTMISEQIIAVNIDIVFLVMSMNKDFNARRLERYLVAAYDSGASPVVVLTKKDVCDDPSYYIEEARNIAMGADVFAVSNVTGEGIDELTALLDGGKTAALLGSSGVGKSSLTNAIYGGETMFVQDIRDDDDKGRHTTTHRELVKIPGGGVLIDTPGMREFQLWDNSESLDSGFKDVEAFTNSCKFNDCQHNNEPGCAVQEALATGALPEDRYASYLKLQKELAFLERKMDAAARSEERNKWKKITKSMRNHPSKKK; encoded by the coding sequence ATTAATTTAAACGAGTACGGTTGGAATTTATCCCATGAAACGAACTGGGATGATATAAAAGACGGATTAAAAATGAAAAAATGTACGCCTGGGCGTGTCACACTCGAGCATAAAAGAATGTATCGGGTTGTCACAGCTGAAGGTGAATGGCTATCTGTCTGTTCGGGTGCGATGCAGTACGAAGCCGATGAGCGACGAGACTTTCCAGCTGTCGGTGATTGGGTCGCAGTGGAAAAAATGCCTGGTGAAGAACGTGGTATTATCCATGACATATTACCGAGAACATCTCTGTTCTCTAGAAAATCCGCTGGCACAATGATTTCCGAACAAATTATCGCAGTAAATATCGATATCGTTTTCTTGGTCATGTCGATGAATAAAGACTTTAATGCTAGACGACTCGAGCGTTATCTGGTTGCCGCCTATGATTCAGGCGCAAGTCCCGTCGTCGTATTGACAAAGAAAGACGTATGTGATGACCCTTCCTACTACATTGAAGAAGCACGGAATATAGCTATGGGCGCTGATGTTTTCGCCGTGAGCAATGTAACCGGTGAAGGAATTGACGAATTGACCGCACTATTAGATGGTGGAAAAACAGCGGCCTTATTAGGTTCTTCAGGTGTAGGAAAATCCTCTCTTACAAACGCCATTTACGGCGGTGAAACGATGTTCGTTCAAGATATCCGTGATGATGACGATAAAGGCCGGCATACGACAACCCATCGTGAACTCGTTAAGATTCCTGGCGGCGGTGTACTGATTGATACGCCAGGGATGAGAGAGTTTCAGCTGTGGGACAACAGCGAGAGCCTGGATTCAGGTTTTAAAGACGTGGAAGCATTCACCAATTCATGCAAGTTCAATGACTGTCAGCATAACAATGAACCTGGGTGTGCAGTACAGGAAGCACTTGCTACAGGTGCTTTACCTGAAGACCGCTATGCGAGCTATCTGAAACTCCAAAAAGAGTTGGCATTCCTTGAACGAAAAATGGATGCCGCCGCTCGATCCGAAGAACGGAATAAGTGGAAAAAGATAACAAAAAGTATGCGCAATCATCCTTCGAAGAAGAAATAA